One Desulfobacterales bacterium genomic region harbors:
- a CDS encoding 4Fe-4S dicluster domain-containing protein yields MFFSVALYTSLIIFTVGMIYKISKWFSLNVGYLSDGVSVGERVFSAITGIIKVIFSPKIMTVIKVFVMDGILQIRTLKEDPMRWVMHVLIYWGFMLLLFMHALEKLIIKPIFPNSCSTLNPFFFLREIFGLMVVAGIGIAIYRRFILRPARLKTNAMDIYAIAIVAIIMLSGFMLEGAKMSSYSAFEDMVSDYGVDESEIPALEAYWVKDFGTVSPNELTFGEDVLQQGKESHEAYCASCHSANKSAFVGYGIAKTITPVALIIDKLRINYYSILWYIHILACFFGLAYLPFSKMFHIFATPVSLITNAVMDKNSSNKANVVTRQAMEIDACTHCGTCSLHCSAMMASEAIGNCLILPSEKMACLKKLVSAQDLSDVELAAIQEGIYICSNCDKCTVVCPSGINLKELWLNVRECLIQKWLPEPSLLSPFSITRGVNKDFRAKKDYSKPLNLTQRAMIEKFLEFKNPEGVVNIAGKDEQLNIEKTFAYCFGCQNCSTICPVVKNYENPQEVLGLLPHQIMCAMGMGLFDVASSCKMIWDCLTCYQCQEHCPQNVKVTDILYTLKNKSIEDKKQELIEKQTCGKEAA; encoded by the coding sequence CTGTGGGCATGATTTACAAAATTTCAAAATGGTTTAGTTTAAATGTAGGGTATCTCTCTGATGGAGTTAGCGTAGGAGAGAGGGTGTTTTCTGCTATTACAGGAATAATAAAAGTCATTTTTAGTCCTAAAATTATGACTGTAATAAAAGTTTTTGTTATGGACGGAATACTTCAAATTAGGACGCTTAAAGAAGATCCAATGCGTTGGGTTATGCATGTTTTAATTTATTGGGGATTTATGCTGCTTCTTTTCATGCATGCACTTGAAAAGCTTATAATTAAACCAATATTCCCTAACAGTTGTTCAACATTAAATCCATTTTTCTTTTTAAGAGAAATTTTTGGTTTAATGGTTGTAGCAGGTATTGGAATAGCAATTTATAGACGTTTTATCTTAAGACCAGCAAGACTTAAAACTAATGCTATGGATATTTATGCAATAGCAATCGTAGCAATAATTATGCTGTCAGGTTTTATGCTTGAAGGCGCTAAAATGTCCTCCTATAGTGCTTTTGAAGATATGGTTTCTGATTATGGAGTTGATGAATCTGAAATTCCAGCCCTTGAAGCTTATTGGGTAAAAGACTTTGGAACAGTTTCTCCTAATGAATTAACTTTTGGTGAGGATGTTTTACAACAAGGTAAAGAATCCCATGAGGCTTATTGTGCCAGTTGCCATTCTGCTAACAAGTCAGCTTTTGTTGGTTATGGCATAGCTAAAACAATTACGCCTGTTGCTTTAATTATAGATAAGTTAAGAATAAATTATTATAGTATTTTATGGTATATTCATATACTTGCTTGTTTCTTTGGCCTTGCTTATCTGCCTTTCTCAAAAATGTTCCATATTTTTGCTACCCCAGTAAGTCTTATTACTAACGCAGTAATGGATAAAAATTCATCTAATAAAGCGAATGTTGTTACAAGACAAGCTATGGAAATTGACGCATGCACCCATTGCGGAACTTGCAGTTTACATTGTTCTGCTATGATGGCATCGGAAGCTATAGGCAACTGTTTAATATTGCCTTCAGAAAAAATGGCTTGTTTAAAAAAGCTTGTATCAGCTCAAGACTTGTCTGATGTTGAGCTTGCCGCAATTCAAGAGGGTATTTATATATGTTCAAATTGTGATAAATGCACAGTTGTATGTCCGTCTGGAATTAATTTAAAGGAATTATGGCTTAATGTTCGAGAATGTTTAATTCAAAAATGGCTTCCTGAGCCTTCGTTGCTTTCACCTTTTTCTATTACAAGGGGTGTAAATAAAGATTTTAGAGCAAAAAAAGATTATTCAAAACCGCTTAATTTAACCCAAAGAGCAATGATAGAAAAATTTTTGGAATTTAAAAATCCAGAAGGAGTTGTAAATATTGCTGGTAAAGATGAGCAGTTAAATATTGAAAAAACTTTTGCATATTGTTTTGGATGTCAAAATTGTTCTACGATTTGTCCTGTTGTTAAAAATTATGAAAACCCACAAGAAGTTCTTGGATTATTACCTCATCAGATTATGTGCGCAATGGGTATGGGTCTTTTTGATGTAGCATCTTCCTGCAAAATGATTTGGGATTGTCTTACTTGCTACCAATGTCAAGAGCATTGTCCTCAAAATGTAAAGGTAACTGACATTTTATATACTCTTAAAAATAAGAGCATTGAAGACAAAAAACAGGAATTAATCGAGAAGCAAACTTGTGGGAAAGAAGCTGCTTAA
- a CDS encoding CoB--CoM heterodisulfide reductase iron-sulfur subunit B family protein, with protein sequence MKTYTLFLGCNIPVRVPQYEMSAKSVLSGLGVKILEIREFNCCGYPMQNIDQKAFLLSSARNLALSEKEHLDMMVLCKCCFGSLKKAEYLLNEDAALKDEVNGVLAKEGLKYEGKTKVNHFLSVLFNEVGVNSIKEKIKNPHKDVKIATHYGCHALRPSKVTQFDDPVNPVLFDSLVEATGAKSIDWQLKLECCGAPMIGVNDELADDILKKKVSNALNGGADYMCTACPYCHMQFDNIQKMDSANNEKQLPTLLFPQLLGLSMGINKDSLGIGLNQINVSL encoded by the coding sequence ATGAAAACATATACTTTATTTTTAGGATGTAATATACCTGTAAGGGTTCCCCAATATGAGATGTCGGCTAAGTCTGTATTATCAGGGCTTGGCGTAAAAATTCTTGAAATAAGAGAGTTCAATTGCTGCGGATATCCAATGCAAAATATTGATCAAAAAGCTTTTTTGCTTTCTTCTGCAAGAAATTTAGCTCTTTCCGAAAAAGAACATTTAGATATGATGGTGCTATGTAAATGCTGCTTTGGAAGTCTTAAAAAAGCTGAATATCTTTTGAATGAAGATGCAGCATTAAAAGACGAAGTAAACGGAGTTCTTGCAAAAGAAGGTCTTAAATACGAAGGAAAAACTAAAGTTAATCATTTCCTTTCAGTATTATTTAATGAAGTTGGAGTTAACAGCATCAAGGAGAAAATTAAAAATCCCCATAAAGATGTTAAAATTGCAACCCATTATGGTTGTCACGCTTTAAGGCCAAGCAAAGTAACTCAATTTGACGATCCTGTTAATCCAGTTTTATTTGATTCCCTTGTAGAAGCTACAGGAGCAAAAAGCATTGATTGGCAGTTAAAGCTTGAATGCTGTGGCGCGCCTATGATTGGAGTTAATGATGAATTAGCAGATGATATTTTAAAAAAGAAAGTAAGCAATGCTCTAAATGGCGGAGCAGATTATATGTGCACAGCATGTCCTTATTGTCATATGCAGTTTGACAATATCCAGAAAATGGACAGCGCAAATAATGAAAAACAATTGCCGACCCTTTTATTCCCTCAGCTTTTAGGCTTATCAATGGGTATTAATAAAGATTCTTTAGGAATCGGTCTTAATCAGATTAACGTTTCCTTATAA
- a CDS encoding AAA family ATPase produces MIYLFFGIYINGGCYEETCIDIKLSASRTLEKILDFVMENGLPPVYIIIDEYDNFANQLIVSHKDELYRALTSDDSFFKTFFKTIKEGRKAGAISNIFITGVLPITIDDLASGFNIAHIDVSTKYAEMMQGFVNNPDLPKLFADYWRLYISTIVMGYLSIF; encoded by the coding sequence TTGATATATTTATTTTTTGGAATATATATCAATGGAGGTTGTTATGAAGAAACGTGTATTGATATAAAGTTAAGTGCTTCAAGAACTCTTGAAAAAATTCTTGATTTTGTTATGGAAAATGGACTGCCGCCCGTTTACATAATAATTGATGAATACGATAATTTTGCTAATCAGCTTATAGTCAGCCATAAAGATGAACTTTATAGAGCCTTAACAAGCGACGATAGTTTTTTTAAAACTTTTTTTAAAACCATAAAGGAAGGGCGTAAGGCTGGAGCTATTTCTAACATATTTATAACAGGAGTTTTACCGATAACGATAGATGATTTAGCATCAGGTTTTAATATAGCTCATATAGATGTATCAACCAAATATGCGGAAATGATGCAGGGATTTGTAAACAACCCTGATTTACCTAAATTATTCGCAGATTATTGGAGATTATATATTTCGACAATCGTTATGGGATATTTGTCCATATTTTAA